One Spiroplasma endosymbiont of Cantharis nigra DNA segment encodes these proteins:
- a CDS encoding metalloregulator ArsR/SmtB family transcription factor — translation MKDKYIEFAEIFKTLGDPTRLQIINMICDCGCSKCAQNILDNLNITQPTLSYHMKMLEKAGLITSFKEKNSKIYKVNSQVIDELKLFVSEIQVEKSLLFCSNCNEKK, via the coding sequence ATGAAAGATAAATATATTGAATTTGCAGAAATTTTTAAAACTCTTGGAGATCCTACAAGGCTGCAAATAATAAATATGATCTGCGATTGTGGATGTAGTAAATGCGCACAAAATATTTTAGATAATTTAAATATAACACAACCAACATTAAGCTATCATATGAAGATGCTTGAAAAGGCGGGATTGATAACATCTTTTAAAGAAAAAAACTCTAAAATCTATAAAGTTAATAGTCAAGTTATTGACGAATTAAAACTGTTTGTTTCTGAAATTCAAGTTGAAAAAAGTTTACTATTTTGTTCAAATTGTAATGAAAAAAAATAG
- the rpmG gene encoding 50S ribosomal protein L33 yields MREGVILRCATCKEENYIAKNDKRKEKIEVKKHCFKCNSHQVHKQKK; encoded by the coding sequence ATGCGTGAAGGAGTTATTTTACGTTGTGCAACTTGTAAAGAAGAAAACTACATAGCAAAAAACGACAAAAGAAAAGAAAAGATTGAAGTTAAAAAACATTGCTTTAAATGTAATTCACACCAAGTTCATAAACAAAAAAAATAG
- a CDS encoding aminopeptidase P family protein, whose protein sequence is MKKDLLNKILKETDADAILLYSPQNRYWFSRFHSSLGYILYTKNKSYLFVDGRYITAAGNSKLLINIDEIVEFGKLYDLLNNKIKENNVKTIVYESDWVFVKEAQIFQKHLKAEVISHNFDAIRMVKEKWEIDQIREACDITHKVFLEVLDFVKPGISEKQLARFVSDSFLKNGAEKLSFDTIVASGENGSMPHAVPTDKIIAEGDFVTLDMGCYYNGYCSDQTRTFAVGNSNNEKLKEIYEIVYQSQQLGIESIKPGIKGNEVHKICYDYIESKGYGQYFTHGTGHGLGIEIHEEPYNSVAGDKTLQEGMCVTVEPGIYIPGIGGVRIEDDILVTKTGYEFLTTPLRELQVVK, encoded by the coding sequence ATGAAAAAAGACTTATTAAACAAAATTTTAAAAGAAACAGATGCAGATGCAATTTTATTATATTCACCTCAAAATAGATATTGATTTTCAAGATTTCATTCATCATTAGGATATATTTTATATACAAAGAATAAGTCTTACTTATTTGTAGATGGTAGATATATTACGGCTGCAGGAAACTCAAAGTTATTAATAAATATTGATGAAATAGTTGAATTTGGAAAATTGTATGACTTATTAAATAATAAAATTAAGGAAAATAATGTAAAAACCATTGTATATGAAAGTGATTGAGTTTTTGTCAAAGAAGCTCAAATTTTTCAAAAGCATTTAAAAGCAGAAGTTATTTCACATAATTTTGATGCAATAAGAATGGTTAAAGAAAAATGAGAAATTGATCAAATTAGAGAAGCTTGTGATATCACTCATAAAGTTTTTTTGGAAGTATTAGATTTTGTTAAACCAGGTATCAGTGAAAAACAATTAGCAAGATTTGTAAGTGATTCATTTTTAAAAAATGGAGCTGAGAAATTAAGTTTTGATACAATTGTGGCTAGTGGTGAAAATGGAAGTATGCCTCATGCAGTACCAACTGATAAAATAATTGCTGAAGGAGATTTTGTCACATTAGATATGGGATGTTACTATAATGGCTATTGTTCTGATCAAACAAGAACATTTGCTGTTGGAAATTCAAATAATGAAAAGTTAAAAGAAATCTATGAAATAGTTTATCAATCACAACAGTTAGGAATTGAAAGTATTAAACCAGGAATTAAGGGAAATGAAGTACATAAAATTTGTTATGACTATATAGAGTCTAAAGGTTATGGTCAATATTTTACTCACGGAACTGGTCATGGTTTAGGAATTGAAATTCACGAAGAGCCTTATAATTCAGTTGCAGGAGATAAAACTTTGCAAGAAGGTATGTGTGTAACTGTTGAACCAGGAATTTATATTCCTGGAATTGGGGGAGTAAGAATTGAAGATGATATCTTAGTTACAAAAACTGGTTATGAATTCTTAACAACACCATTGAGAGAATTACAAGTAGTTAAATAA
- a CDS encoding phosphatidate cytidylyltransferase, with the protein MSLDTWLKAWQFPLLVTIYLIVTIIVGFADKKIDVKNALINFVMTMVIIMGLKAFSISSLGLVETINSETNEVKFSARFSFVTIVWIWMMIILSDSFQYIGGMRFGKTKLSPNISPKKTWEGALIGLGVAAGSGIIFAMIFKFAPPLQNFQPLREPMQSLGGQSIALEIIVYILLAIVFPIIGLFGDLLFSWVKRQVNIKDYSNLIPGHGGALDRMDSILFSLFILFIFISSVA; encoded by the coding sequence ATGAGTTTGGATACATGATTAAAAGCATGACAATTTCCACTTTTAGTTACAATTTATTTGATTGTGACAATTATAGTTGGATTTGCTGATAAGAAAATTGATGTTAAAAATGCTTTAATAAACTTTGTTATGACAATGGTTATAATTATGGGATTAAAAGCATTTTCAATTTCTTCTTTAGGATTAGTAGAAACAATTAATTCAGAAACTAATGAAGTTAAATTTAGTGCCAGATTCTCATTTGTTACAATTGTTTGAATTTGAATGATGATTATTTTAAGTGATTCATTCCAATATATTGGTGGAATGAGATTTGGAAAAACTAAATTAAGTCCAAATATAAGTCCTAAAAAAACTTGAGAGGGTGCTTTAATTGGACTTGGAGTTGCTGCAGGTTCTGGAATTATCTTTGCAATGATTTTTAAATTTGCACCACCACTACAAAACTTTCAACCATTAAGAGAACCAATGCAATCATTGGGTGGTCAATCAATTGCTCTTGAAATAATTGTTTATATCTTATTGGCAATTGTCTTTCCAATAATTGGATTGTTTGGAGATTTATTATTTTCATGAGTTAAAAGACAAGTTAACATTAAAGATTACTCAAACCTAATTCCAGGTCATGGTGGTGCTTTAGATCGAATGGATTCAATCTTATTTTCATTATTTATATTATTTATCTTTATTAGTAGTGTTGCCTAA
- the dxr gene encoding 1-deoxy-D-xylulose-5-phosphate reductoisomerase, translating into MKNIVLFGASGNIGQQCIELLQENKDKFNLIALSVGENDSKIESFLLSFPAIKKVYSKKELKYLKLKYPKVDFLTNNILDIFSKDDEIIINALSGFYGLQVTLKTIENNLVLLNANKESFVTAGNLINNMLKKSETKIYPLDSEHCAIFQCLEKENQAKVLFITASGGSFRNLTLQETKKVSLAKALKHPNWNMGSKITIDSSTMFNKAFEILEAYHLFGIKNIITLLHPQSIIHSMVGYNDGSIKAQLSLPDMKQVINYFLHFPKKNSYYKQKEIDFNDLIRLDLKEIDQDRFKPIKFALQCLELNNSKSIALNAANEICVEYFLKEKINFYQITEIVEKIFKECENIELISYEEILKYDKIIREKTIKRIEG; encoded by the coding sequence GTGAAAAATATTGTATTATTTGGAGCTTCAGGAAATATTGGTCAACAATGCATAGAATTATTGCAAGAAAATAAAGATAAATTTAATTTAATAGCTTTGAGTGTTGGTGAAAATGATTCAAAAATTGAATCTTTTTTACTTTCTTTCCCAGCAATTAAAAAAGTATATTCAAAAAAGGAATTAAAATATTTAAAACTAAAATATCCAAAGGTTGATTTTTTAACAAATAATATTTTAGATATTTTTAGCAAGGATGATGAAATAATTATTAATGCTTTAAGTGGCTTTTATGGTTTACAAGTTACATTAAAAACAATTGAAAATAACTTAGTCTTATTAAATGCAAATAAAGAATCATTTGTTACTGCTGGAAACTTAATAAATAATATGTTAAAAAAAAGTGAGACAAAAATATATCCTTTAGATTCAGAACATTGTGCAATTTTTCAATGTCTAGAAAAAGAAAATCAAGCAAAAGTTTTATTTATAACAGCATCAGGGGGAAGTTTTAGAAACTTAACTTTACAAGAAACTAAAAAAGTAAGTTTAGCTAAAGCTCTAAAACATCCTAATTGAAATATGGGTTCAAAAATAACTATTGATAGTTCAACAATGTTTAATAAGGCTTTTGAAATCCTTGAAGCTTATCATTTATTTGGAATTAAAAACATTATAACTTTATTACATCCTCAATCAATAATTCATTCAATGGTTGGTTATAATGATGGGTCAATAAAAGCACAACTTTCGCTCCCTGATATGAAACAAGTGATAAATTATTTTTTACACTTTCCTAAAAAAAATTCATATTATAAGCAAAAAGAAATAGATTTTAATGATTTAATAAGATTAGATTTAAAAGAAATTGACCAAGATAGATTTAAACCAATTAAGTTTGCTTTACAGTGTTTGGAGTTAAATAATTCAAAATCAATTGCTTTAAATGCGGCAAATGAAATATGTGTTGAATACTTTTTAAAGGAAAAAATAAATTTCTATCAAATAACTGAAATAGTTGAAAAAATATTTAAGGAATGTGAAAATATTGAATTAATAAGTTATGAAGAAATACTAAAATATGACAAAATTATTAGAGAAAAAACAATTAAAAGAATTGAGGGATAA
- the rseP gene encoding RIP metalloprotease RseP has translation MNEVSSGMVVLAFFIGIVIMLLLITIHELGHLILAKVAKAYVYEFSIGFGPRLFVIKGKETWISIRAFPLGGYCSIASDKSDPPKDREDIVVPDERKLDYIARWKKMFFILAGPAMNLFVALLLFTTIFAAVGAKKNDMTYFGAIYDQNKIAAQAILENETQTENNINYIGQEYIIWGWKMTATEETKEVILFDNICSDLESTRECNAKINEVDNQKAVSYTKTVYNFIDNLPLSKDKENVKIQFMYKKVDPYSGVALKNYEQGKLTQLKEFEPASSIGISAPSRIYKTTAQAYGAGWGETFKASISILEAFGNIFTGKFSNLVGPVGVAKQTATLLSSPEQFFIYVATISANLFILNLIFIPPLDGYRLLENFIEMVIRKELPTKYKVIVNATGAILFLILFIMITIKDFIV, from the coding sequence ATGAATGAAGTTAGTAGTGGAATGGTAGTTCTAGCTTTCTTTATAGGAATAGTGATTATGCTTTTACTAATTACTATTCATGAATTAGGACATTTAATTTTAGCTAAAGTTGCTAAAGCATATGTCTATGAATTTTCAATTGGATTTGGTCCTAGACTTTTTGTTATCAAAGGCAAGGAAACTTGAATCTCAATAAGAGCATTTCCTCTAGGGGGATATTGTTCAATTGCTTCAGATAAAAGTGATCCACCAAAAGATAGAGAAGATATTGTAGTTCCTGATGAGAGAAAATTAGATTATATTGCTAGATGAAAAAAAATGTTTTTTATTTTAGCAGGACCTGCTATGAATTTATTTGTGGCCTTACTTTTATTTACAACCATTTTTGCAGCGGTAGGTGCTAAAAAAAATGACATGACTTATTTTGGAGCAATTTATGATCAAAATAAAATAGCTGCGCAAGCTATTTTAGAAAATGAAACACAAACAGAAAATAATATTAATTATATCGGTCAAGAATATATCATTTGAGGATGAAAAATGACGGCAACAGAAGAAACAAAAGAAGTTATTCTTTTTGATAATATCTGTAGTGATTTAGAAAGTACAAGAGAATGTAATGCTAAAATAAATGAAGTTGATAATCAAAAAGCTGTCAGTTATACAAAGACAGTTTATAACTTCATTGATAATTTACCTCTTTCAAAAGATAAAGAGAATGTTAAAATTCAATTTATGTATAAAAAAGTTGATCCATATAGTGGAGTTGCTTTAAAAAATTATGAGCAGGGAAAATTGACACAATTAAAAGAATTTGAACCAGCAAGTAGTATTGGAATTAGTGCTCCAAGTAGAATTTATAAAACAACAGCTCAAGCATATGGTGCTGGTTGGGGTGAAACATTTAAGGCTTCTATTTCAATTTTAGAAGCATTTGGAAATATATTTACAGGTAAATTTTCAAATCTAGTAGGACCAGTTGGAGTTGCTAAACAAACAGCAACTTTACTTTCAAGTCCTGAACAGTTCTTTATTTATGTGGCTACAATTAGTGCAAATCTATTCATCTTAAACTTAATTTTCATACCACCACTTGATGGATATAGATTACTTGAAAATTTTATTGAGATGGTTATAAGAAAAGAGTTGCCAACAAAATATAAAGTAATTGTTAATGCAACGGGAGCTATTTTATTTTTAATATTGTTTATAATGATAACAATTAAAGATTTCATAGTATAA
- a CDS encoding PolC-type DNA polymerase III, producing the protein MHKQIKDLFDSLNVFLNSDEEAYFEQAHFYKEAEFSQSANKLRVFIKIKDFLPIHLLHKIETIMLINTLVSTKLNFWVENELYSKELIWNHIEYVKEQKAEVKTGTIKILSPSNVDYIEEHRMVFFNVSNETEKSLLEEHKQYYKNKLLKYGFRDIDLEIRVKENLENDVLESIREKYQKAAEYIPDTQKSNFETQSLSSSVKYKYKSNNDILNTPTYESIIDLEEDAQNVTIHGEVISKNIRKSKAGRNVYNIAITDGTSSVMCIFFQRNNDPTFFDEITEETKSSLMGFENQIINKGDWVSFNGNFNYSSFDKSYIFYISKYKKIESKTVYRKDDAKVKRVELHTHTKMSVMDGVSSAKDYIECAKRFGWKAIAITDHLNVQTFPEAYYSLLNVNKGVSDEEKIKLIYGSELVMLNDESWVVKNPKGKKLREAKFVVFDLETTGLSPEFDEIIEFGANVYDYAKGTSKKYDIFIKPKKSLKKFTTDLTGITTEMLEDKNSIEVEFKNIMDIIEDGILVAHNANFDFNFLQTFAKKLGYGELKNTIIDTLSLGRLLQPRLKNHRLGTVAKAYQILYDEKIAHRADYDAEVLTNMYEHMWTEAKKITPIDIDSDWNKFNKDKYENENFRRTRGYHINVLAKNQKGLKDLYKLISHSHTESFLGSPKVFQSKILEVRNGNNILIGSGCVNGLVFENARTGTFEMLENAIQFFDYIEIQPLSVYKKLIQTEDLTKEELKNIILKIIEVAKKLNKPIIATSDAHYVEPKLKKIRDIYINTKGLGGAYHPLYDFKQRVKDNPDQHLRTTKEMLEEFKWLENSELINEIVLENPNKIADMIDENIIPIKTGSYPPNIENVDKLLTDECYKNAKILYGEELPEIVKERLEKELLSIIKHGFAVVYWISHLLVKKSNEDGYLVGSRGSVGSSFVATVALITEVNPLKPHYRCIECKYSDFKTPQEIKCGYDLPERQCPKCNTKLLGDGHDIPFETFLGFDGDKVPDIDLNFSGEYQPIAHNFTKEIFGENNVFRAGTISTVAEKTAFGFTMGYFEKQNLDFDLIRRAEIERLAALSTGVKRTTGQHPGGIIILPKEYEIEDFTPVNYPADDEQSDWKTTHFDFHSIHDNLLKMDILGHVDPTALRMLYDLTGFDPIKVPTDDKAVYSLFSELSALNIEANSLLGETTGAIGLPEFGTQFVRNMLKETKPKNFADLVQISGLSHGTDVYVGNAQSLIKEGVANISQVIGCRDDIMVYLMAKGLDSSTSFNIMESVRKGKGLSKEWINLMKENNIPEWYINSCLKIKYMFPKAHATAYVLMAYRVAWYKIYYPEEYYAVWFSTRADFFDLETVLKGKEAIIKTMEDIKSRQNNKLPVTAKENAMLTIFEVVLEMLARGIEITNIDFNISEGERFVIIKNDEGKKLLVPSFNVIDSLGFAVANSIVNARSDRQITSVNDLKLRTQVTQTQIEIFNKLKITEKLKDDEQLSFDF; encoded by the coding sequence ATGCATAAACAAATTAAGGATCTGTTTGATAGTTTAAACGTTTTTTTAAATTCAGATGAAGAAGCATATTTTGAGCAAGCCCATTTTTATAAAGAAGCTGAGTTTAGTCAAAGTGCAAATAAATTAAGAGTCTTTATTAAAATTAAAGATTTTTTACCAATTCATTTATTACATAAAATTGAAACTATTATGTTAATAAATACATTAGTTTCTACAAAATTAAATTTTTGAGTAGAAAATGAATTATACTCAAAGGAATTAATTTGAAACCATATTGAGTATGTAAAAGAACAAAAAGCAGAAGTAAAAACAGGTACTATTAAAATTCTTTCACCATCAAATGTTGATTATATAGAAGAACATAGAATGGTATTTTTTAATGTATCAAATGAAACTGAAAAATCACTTTTAGAAGAACATAAACAATATTATAAAAATAAATTATTAAAATATGGTTTTAGAGATATTGATTTAGAAATTAGAGTAAAAGAAAATTTAGAAAATGATGTTTTGGAATCAATTAGAGAAAAGTATCAAAAGGCAGCTGAATATATCCCAGATACTCAAAAAAGTAATTTTGAAACTCAAAGTCTCTCATCATCTGTAAAGTATAAATATAAATCAAATAATGATATTTTAAATACACCAACCTATGAATCAATAATTGATTTGGAAGAAGATGCTCAAAATGTAACAATTCATGGAGAAGTTATTTCTAAGAATATTAGAAAATCAAAAGCTGGAAGAAATGTTTATAATATTGCAATTACTGATGGAACCTCATCTGTAATGTGTATTTTCTTTCAAAGAAATAATGACCCAACTTTTTTTGATGAAATAACAGAAGAAACAAAAAGTAGTTTAATGGGCTTTGAAAACCAAATTATAAATAAGGGTGATTGAGTTTCATTTAATGGAAACTTCAATTATTCTTCTTTTGATAAAAGTTATATTTTTTATATTAGTAAATATAAAAAAATTGAGTCTAAAACAGTCTATAGAAAAGATGATGCAAAAGTTAAAAGAGTTGAACTTCACACTCATACAAAAATGTCAGTTATGGATGGTGTAAGTAGTGCCAAAGATTATATTGAGTGTGCAAAAAGATTTGGGTGAAAAGCAATTGCAATAACAGATCACTTAAATGTACAAACTTTCCCTGAGGCTTATTATTCTTTATTAAATGTTAATAAGGGAGTAAGCGACGAAGAAAAAATTAAATTAATATATGGAAGTGAACTTGTCATGTTAAATGATGAGTCATGAGTTGTAAAAAACCCAAAAGGTAAAAAGTTAAGAGAAGCTAAATTTGTTGTTTTCGACTTAGAAACAACTGGTCTTTCTCCAGAATTTGATGAGATCATTGAGTTTGGAGCTAATGTGTATGATTATGCAAAGGGAACTTCAAAAAAGTATGATATTTTTATTAAACCTAAAAAGTCTTTAAAAAAATTTACAACTGATTTAACTGGTATTACAACTGAAATGTTAGAAGATAAAAACTCAATTGAAGTTGAATTTAAAAATATAATGGATATTATTGAAGATGGTATTTTAGTTGCTCACAATGCCAATTTCGACTTTAATTTTTTACAAACATTTGCAAAAAAGCTTGGTTATGGAGAATTAAAAAATACAATTATAGATACATTGTCATTAGGAAGACTTTTACAACCAAGATTAAAAAATCATAGACTTGGAACTGTTGCAAAGGCTTATCAAATTCTTTATGATGAAAAAATTGCTCACCGTGCTGATTATGATGCAGAGGTTTTAACTAATATGTATGAGCATATGTGAACAGAGGCTAAAAAAATAACTCCAATTGATATTGACAGTGATTGAAATAAATTTAATAAAGATAAATATGAAAATGAAAACTTTAGAAGAACAAGAGGTTATCATATAAATGTTTTAGCAAAAAACCAAAAAGGTCTAAAGGATTTATATAAGTTAATTTCTCATTCGCATACTGAAAGTTTTTTAGGATCTCCAAAAGTCTTTCAATCAAAAATTTTAGAAGTTAGAAATGGAAATAATATTTTAATTGGAAGTGGTTGTGTTAATGGACTTGTTTTTGAAAATGCTAGAACAGGAACTTTTGAAATGTTAGAAAATGCTATACAATTTTTTGACTATATTGAAATTCAACCTTTAAGTGTGTATAAGAAATTAATTCAAACAGAAGATTTAACTAAGGAAGAATTAAAAAATATAATTCTTAAAATTATTGAAGTTGCAAAAAAACTAAATAAGCCAATAATTGCAACAAGTGATGCTCATTATGTAGAACCAAAACTTAAAAAAATTAGAGATATTTATATAAACACAAAAGGATTAGGTGGTGCTTATCATCCTCTTTATGACTTCAAACAAAGAGTTAAAGATAATCCAGATCAACATTTGAGAACAACAAAAGAAATGCTTGAAGAATTTAAGTGATTAGAAAATAGTGAACTAATTAATGAAATTGTTCTTGAAAATCCAAATAAAATTGCTGATATGATAGATGAAAATATAATTCCAATTAAAACAGGATCTTATCCTCCAAATATTGAAAACGTAGATAAATTATTAACAGACGAGTGTTATAAAAATGCAAAAATTCTTTATGGAGAAGAGTTACCTGAAATTGTAAAAGAAAGATTGGAAAAAGAGTTACTTTCAATTATTAAACATGGTTTTGCAGTTGTTTATTGAATTAGTCATTTACTTGTTAAAAAATCAAATGAAGATGGTTATTTAGTTGGAAGTCGTGGTTCTGTAGGAAGTTCATTTGTAGCAACAGTTGCACTTATTACAGAAGTTAATCCACTAAAGCCTCACTATAGATGCATAGAATGTAAATACTCTGATTTTAAGACCCCACAAGAAATTAAATGTGGTTATGATTTACCAGAAAGACAATGTCCAAAATGTAATACAAAATTATTAGGTGATGGTCATGATATTCCTTTTGAGACTTTCTTAGGTTTTGATGGGGATAAAGTTCCAGATATTGATTTAAATTTCTCAGGAGAGTATCAACCAATAGCTCATAATTTTACAAAAGAAATTTTTGGAGAAAATAATGTTTTTAGAGCAGGAACAATTTCTACTGTTGCTGAAAAAACAGCCTTTGGTTTTACAATGGGATATTTTGAAAAGCAAAATCTTGATTTTGATTTAATTAGAAGAGCAGAAATTGAACGATTAGCAGCTCTTTCTACTGGGGTTAAAAGAACAACAGGACAACATCCTGGGGGAATTATTATTCTACCAAAAGAATATGAAATTGAAGATTTTACCCCAGTAAATTATCCAGCAGATGATGAACAAAGTGATTGAAAAACAACTCATTTTGATTTCCATTCCATTCATGACAATTTACTAAAAATGGATATACTAGGTCACGTTGACCCAACAGCTTTAAGAATGCTTTATGATTTAACTGGTTTTGATCCAATTAAAGTTCCAACAGATGACAAGGCGGTTTATTCTTTATTTTCTGAACTTTCAGCTTTAAATATTGAAGCTAATTCACTTCTGGGTGAAACTACAGGAGCAATTGGACTTCCTGAATTTGGAACACAGTTTGTTAGAAATATGTTGAAAGAAACGAAACCAAAAAATTTTGCAGATTTAGTACAAATATCAGGATTAAGTCATGGAACAGATGTATATGTTGGAAATGCACAATCCCTAATTAAAGAGGGTGTAGCAAATATTTCTCAAGTTATTGGATGTCGAGATGACATTATGGTTTACTTAATGGCTAAAGGTTTAGATTCATCTACTTCTTTTAATATTATGGAAAGTGTTAGAAAGGGAAAAGGTCTTTCAAAGGAATGAATTAATCTTATGAAAGAAAATAATATTCCCGAGTGATACATTAATAGTTGTTTAAAAATAAAATATATGTTTCCAAAAGCTCATGCTACTGCATATGTTTTGATGGCTTATCGTGTTGCTTGATATAAAATCTATTATCCAGAAGAATACTATGCTGTTTGATTTTCAACAAGAGCTGATTTCTTTGATTTGGAAACAGTATTAAAAGGAAAAGAAGCAATTATTAAAACAATGGAAGATATTAAAAGTAGACAAAATAATAAGTTGCCTGTAACGGCAAAAGAAAATGCAATGTTAACAATTTTTGAAGTTGTCTTAGAGATGCTTGCCAGAGGAATAGAAATTACAAATATTGATTTTAATATTTCTGAGGGAGAAAGATTTGTTATTATAAAAAATGATGAGGGAAAAAAATTATTAGTACCTTCATTTAACGTAATTGATTCATTAGGTTTTGCTGTGGCAAATTCAATTGTAAATGCTCGAAGTGATAGACAAATAACAAGTGTTAATGATTTAAAATTGAGAACCCAAGTTACTCAAACTCAAATTGAAATTTTTAATAAATTAAAAATTACAGAAAAATTGAAAGATGATGAACAACTTTCATTTGACTTTTAA